The following proteins come from a genomic window of Finegoldia magna ATCC 29328:
- a CDS encoding potassium/proton antiporter, with protein MYILIVAIVLLLALLAVKFSDKFGIPSFLLFILLGISFNFFGKDFNNFKFVDEFSSVALLFIMFYGGFGTNLKMAKPVTTQGVIMASAGVVLTSVLTGVFCYFVLKISFVESMLLGSVVGSTDFASVSSILRSKNLNLKYSTASMLEIESGSNDPTAYTMTMIFLSILVGSKTSVFKLILLQVGIGLLIGFVMAKLTEKLIFKIDFSEDGLFTVLIISCALLTFAISKNLGGNAFLSVYVLGIMIGNLEYYRKKEVVFFFDGFSGIMQIGLFFLLGLLANPQSIVKAIPVAFLVMVFITIIARPLASILLLKPFGYKKNQLIVISAAGFRGAAAIAFAIMVINSNAKLSVDLFHIIFVICLLSCLIQGSLFPIICRKTDMIDPDDTVLKTFNYYSSKSDVGFIETQINEHSELVGKKVKEIGLNFDIIVAKIIRNNKLVIPRGDTVICANDTVVIGGKSYFDPTGYGLIEITISDKNNWNGKKLKDIDMIDSELVVMIQGKNGEIIVPTGSVTLNAGDKLIILKETVKF; from the coding sequence ATGTATATTTTAATTGTTGCCATTGTGCTGTTATTGGCGCTTTTGGCTGTAAAATTTTCAGATAAATTCGGTATTCCATCGTTTTTATTGTTTATCCTACTAGGAATATCGTTTAATTTTTTCGGTAAAGATTTCAATAATTTCAAATTTGTTGACGAATTTTCGAGCGTTGCTCTGTTGTTTATCATGTTTTACGGTGGTTTCGGTACAAATTTGAAAATGGCAAAACCAGTGACAACACAAGGAGTCATCATGGCAAGTGCAGGTGTCGTGTTGACATCTGTTCTTACGGGAGTTTTTTGTTATTTCGTGCTTAAAATCAGTTTCGTGGAGTCTATGCTTTTGGGATCAGTTGTTGGTTCTACGGATTTTGCTTCGGTGAGTTCGATTTTACGAAGCAAGAATTTGAACCTCAAATATTCCACAGCATCCATGCTTGAAATCGAAAGTGGTTCCAACGACCCGACAGCTTACACAATGACTATGATTTTCTTGTCGATTTTGGTAGGCTCCAAGACTTCTGTGTTCAAACTAATTCTTCTTCAAGTTGGTATCGGGCTATTGATTGGATTTGTGATGGCAAAATTGACCGAAAAATTGATTTTCAAGATCGATTTTTCAGAAGATGGACTGTTCACAGTTCTCATCATTTCCTGCGCACTTTTAACCTTTGCGATTAGCAAGAATTTGGGTGGAAATGCGTTCTTGTCAGTGTATGTTCTGGGGATTATGATTGGGAATTTGGAATATTACAGGAAAAAAGAGGTCGTGTTCTTCTTCGATGGTTTTTCGGGAATAATGCAGATTGGCTTGTTCTTTTTATTGGGACTGTTGGCAAATCCACAAAGTATCGTGAAGGCAATTCCTGTGGCTTTCTTGGTGATGGTTTTCATCACAATTATTGCGAGACCATTGGCAAGTATTTTGCTTTTGAAACCATTTGGCTACAAGAAAAATCAGCTCATCGTAATTTCTGCTGCGGGCTTCAGAGGAGCGGCTGCGATTGCGTTTGCTATTATGGTAATCAACAGTAACGCCAAATTATCCGTCGATTTGTTCCACATAATTTTCGTGATTTGTTTGTTGTCTTGTTTGATACAAGGTTCACTTTTCCCGATTATTTGCAGGAAAACTGATATGATTGATCCTGATGATACGGTGCTTAAAACTTTCAACTACTACAGCTCGAAAAGTGATGTCGGATTTATTGAAACACAAATTAACGAGCATAGTGAGCTTGTTGGTAAGAAAGTTAAAGAGATTGGGCTTAATTTCGATATTATCGTGGCGAAAATTATTCGTAACAACAAACTTGTAATTCCACGTGGAGATACTGTGATTTGTGCGAATGACACTGTTGTTATTGGAGGAAAATCGTATTTCGATCCGACAGGCTACGGTTTGATTGAAATCACAATCAGCGACAAGAACAACTGGAATGGTAAAAAATTGAAGGATATCGACATGATTGATTCCGAACTTGTGGTGATGATTCAGGGAAAAAACGGCGAAATCATCGTTCCTACGGGAAGTGTCACGTTAAACGCAGGAGACAAGTTGATTATTCTGAAGGAAACTGTAAAATTTTAA
- a CDS encoding phosphatase PAP2 family protein: MKNIKRIYDQNPLKFILAVYAVYLVWFFSMEKIPNRNYHIVYSKLDDYIPFYKPAILIYSSWFLMLVIPFVYLLKKKSYDNLYNIIIPMFAAMFISLIIYVIYPTALDIRVTDITGNDICSWIIRKIQGIDAPNNVCPSIHVSTTVIIYNQFRKILKDNKKSKAFFLLWSVGICISTMLVKQHSIIDVVCGIILAHVILFVFNKKQNTAYHY, encoded by the coding sequence ATGAAAAACATTAAACGAATTTACGATCAAAACCCACTCAAATTCATACTAGCAGTCTATGCGGTCTATTTGGTGTGGTTTTTTTCAATGGAAAAAATACCCAACAGAAATTATCACATAGTATATTCGAAACTAGACGACTACATTCCTTTTTATAAACCTGCGATACTTATTTACTCGTCGTGGTTTTTGATGCTAGTGATACCATTTGTCTATCTATTAAAGAAAAAATCGTACGACAATCTATACAACATAATCATCCCGATGTTTGCTGCGATGTTTATATCACTGATAATTTATGTGATATATCCGACAGCACTTGACATCAGAGTTACAGACATCACTGGAAATGATATTTGTTCGTGGATAATCAGAAAAATTCAGGGAATTGATGCCCCGAATAACGTGTGTCCGAGCATCCACGTATCGACAACCGTGATAATTTACAATCAATTCAGAAAAATATTGAAAGACAACAAGAAATCGAAGGCTTTTTTCTTGTTGTGGAGTGTGGGAATTTGCATCAGCACCATGCTTGTCAAACAACACAGCATTATAGATGTAGTGTGTGGAATTATCCTCGCACACGTGATACTTTTCGTATTTAACAAAAAACAAAACACAGCTTATCACTATTAG
- a CDS encoding ECF transporter S component — MNTKKITTAAIFIALTTFFTMIVKIPVSPAMGYVNLGDFIILLSTVAFGPIIGMIAAAFGSALADLLLGYAAFAPFTFVVKGLMALVMGLFLKKVNNQKTSTVLTAGVICELVMVVGYYFTSVILYGNKTAIATILPNSVQAAVNFVIFALIWKRFLKITESMLKN; from the coding sequence ATGAACACTAAAAAAATTACTACAGCAGCGATTTTTATAGCGCTTACAACTTTTTTCACAATGATAGTCAAAATTCCTGTGTCACCTGCGATGGGTTACGTTAATCTCGGAGATTTCATTATATTATTATCCACTGTCGCATTTGGACCAATTATCGGAATGATTGCCGCTGCGTTTGGATCAGCCTTGGCGGATTTATTGCTCGGCTATGCAGCATTTGCACCATTTACATTCGTTGTCAAAGGTTTGATGGCTCTTGTAATGGGATTGTTCTTGAAAAAAGTCAACAATCAAAAAACATCCACAGTTCTAACTGCGGGAGTTATCTGTGAATTGGTGATGGTTGTTGGATATTACTTCACATCTGTAATTCTTTACGGAAACAAAACAGCAATCGCTACAATTCTTCCAAACTCAGTACAAGCCGCTGTGAATTTTGTGATATTCGCACTTATTTGGAAGAGATTTTTGAAAATAACAGAATCTATGTTGAAAAATTAA
- a CDS encoding transglutaminase-like domain-containing protein, with protein sequence MKKALKILLLLVFVISLSACAKNNTQETKQEETKKEDSNKVEIKKEEKKEENFSERKGTLTTNVDLSKYEKGKSVKLWLPIPQDSEYQKITNVKVDLDEAHAKQQQTTDKLGNKMLYVEWDKEATDRKVSLSFDADRKEIKRGELAEKEDQAKKDELKEFLQPNSMMPVDGKVKELADKITEGKTTDLDKVKAIYEWTIANMNRDESVKGCGTGEVEKLLDHPQGKCTDIHSVFVSLCRAAGVPAREIFGVRMSKKPSDDETKGQHCWSEFYLQGHGWVKADPGDVLKAVLKQKLDKSDEKTKELADYYWGGMDSLRVALTTGRDLVLEPKQDDKPLNNFGYPYAEVEGKALDYYNPADFEYNIKFEEAK encoded by the coding sequence TTGAAAAAAGCATTAAAAATTTTACTTTTATTGGTATTTGTAATTAGTTTATCAGCTTGTGCTAAGAATAATACACAAGAAACTAAACAAGAAGAAACTAAAAAGGAAGATTCTAATAAGGTAGAAATCAAAAAAGAAGAAAAGAAGGAAGAAAACTTCTCAGAAAGAAAAGGTACTTTGACAACTAATGTTGATTTGTCAAAATACGAAAAGGGTAAATCTGTAAAATTGTGGTTACCAATTCCACAAGATTCAGAATACCAAAAGATTACTAATGTTAAGGTAGATTTGGATGAAGCTCACGCTAAACAACAACAAACTACTGACAAATTAGGAAACAAAATGCTTTATGTTGAATGGGACAAGGAAGCTACTGATCGTAAGGTTTCTCTTTCTTTTGATGCTGATCGTAAAGAAATCAAAAGAGGTGAACTTGCTGAAAAAGAAGACCAAGCTAAAAAGGACGAACTTAAGGAATTCTTGCAACCAAACAGCATGATGCCTGTTGATGGTAAAGTAAAAGAACTTGCCGACAAAATCACTGAAGGTAAGACTACTGATTTGGACAAGGTAAAAGCAATCTACGAATGGACTATCGCTAACATGAACCGTGACGAATCTGTAAAAGGTTGCGGTACTGGTGAAGTTGAAAAATTATTGGATCATCCACAAGGAAAATGTACTGATATCCACTCAGTTTTCGTGTCTTTGTGTAGAGCAGCTGGCGTTCCTGCACGTGAAATCTTCGGTGTAAGAATGAGCAAAAAGCCATCTGATGATGAAACTAAAGGTCAACACTGCTGGTCTGAATTCTACCTTCAAGGTCATGGTTGGGTAAAGGCAGATCCAGGCGATGTTTTGAAGGCTGTTTTGAAACAAAAACTAGACAAATCTGATGAAAAAACAAAAGAACTTGCTGATTATTATTGGGGCGGAATGGATTCACTTCGTGTAGCATTGACTACAGGTCGTGATCTTGTACTTGAACCAAAACAAGACGACAAGCCACTTAATAACTTCGGTTATCCATATGCTGAAGTAGAAGGTAAAGCACTTGATTATTACAATCCAGCAGATTTTGAATATAATATCAAATTTGAAGAAGCAAAATAA
- a CDS encoding rhodanese-like domain-containing protein, translated as MKKFIKALTLFAMILVLATGCQKAAPGAAKGPGTAKDGNEQKIETASMKLVNAVNKGGYELVSTEDLNSWVEQKKDMVIVDTMPAKSFDKNRIPGAVNAELPMKADELKPEQKEAFLKALGEDKNKTVVVYCGFVGCARSDVGAVLAKEAGFTNVYRHPGGIVAWMDAGYKIEGSAAK; from the coding sequence ATGAAGAAATTCATTAAAGCTTTAACATTGTTTGCCATGATTTTAGTATTGGCAACTGGTTGTCAAAAGGCTGCTCCAGGAGCTGCAAAAGGTCCTGGTACTGCAAAAGACGGTAACGAACAAAAAATTGAAACTGCAAGTATGAAACTTGTAAACGCTGTTAACAAAGGTGGATATGAACTTGTATCTACAGAAGACTTGAATTCATGGGTTGAACAAAAGAAAGACATGGTTATAGTTGACACTATGCCTGCCAAATCTTTCGACAAAAACAGAATTCCTGGCGCTGTAAATGCTGAATTGCCTATGAAAGCAGACGAATTAAAACCAGAACAAAAAGAAGCTTTCTTGAAAGCTTTGGGCGAAGATAAGAACAAAACTGTTGTTGTATATTGTGGTTTTGTTGGCTGTGCTAGAAGTGATGTCGGCGCAGTTCTTGCAAAAGAAGCTGGATTTACAAATGTATATCGTCACCCAGGTGGAATTGTTGCTTGGATGGATGCAGGATATAAAATCGAAGGTTCTGCAGCAAAATAA
- a CDS encoding cation diffusion facilitator family transporter, giving the protein MIDYLIQKFVRNYEDTQSFATRRSYGNLSSAVGLFINLFLFSTKLIIGLLTNSIAIMADAINNLSDCFSIVLMVLSFSMSTKPADEKHPYGHSRLEYIFSSLITILVIYIGIKLVVASFKKIIHPEVITFNVYSLVVLIIAIVAKFWLSKFYHKISKKIDSDLLMATSVDSRSDCISTSIVLISVVVFKLTSLNIDAYIGLLGGLIIIKNGYEMITDTVDKLLGTGASAKFEREITDFITSYGGIYGAHDLRVHDYGPGYIFITADVQVDSSEEFIKLHSLVDQIERDLIEKKGVYSTIHMDPLAVNNPKVQNLHEIVEKIIKDVNEDWILNDFRICPKKEGDEMIFDIRVDIDEKMEDKEIVDIVKNKILSQITDYKPIIAIARGYQRRNFY; this is encoded by the coding sequence ATGATAGATTATTTGATTCAAAAATTTGTGAGAAATTACGAAGACACGCAAAGCTTCGCTACTCGTAGATCTTACGGAAATTTGAGCAGCGCAGTGGGATTATTCATCAACCTATTCTTGTTTTCAACAAAACTAATAATAGGATTATTGACCAATTCCATCGCGATAATGGCCGATGCCATCAACAACTTGTCGGACTGTTTCAGCATCGTTCTTATGGTTCTAAGTTTCAGTATGAGTACGAAACCTGCAGACGAGAAACATCCGTACGGTCACTCGAGATTGGAGTACATCTTCTCGTCGTTGATTACGATTTTGGTCATCTACATCGGTATTAAACTTGTAGTTGCATCATTTAAAAAGATTATCCATCCGGAAGTCATCACATTCAACGTCTACTCGTTGGTAGTTCTAATAATAGCGATTGTGGCGAAGTTTTGGCTTAGCAAATTTTACCACAAAATTTCCAAGAAAATCGACTCCGATTTGTTGATGGCAACATCTGTCGATTCAAGAAGCGACTGTATTTCAACATCCATCGTACTTATCTCAGTTGTTGTGTTCAAATTGACATCACTTAATATAGATGCATACATCGGACTTTTAGGTGGACTTATCATCATCAAAAACGGATACGAAATGATAACAGACACTGTGGACAAACTTTTGGGAACGGGTGCATCCGCAAAATTCGAACGTGAAATCACTGATTTCATCACATCATATGGCGGAATTTACGGCGCACACGATTTGAGAGTTCACGATTACGGTCCAGGTTACATTTTCATAACTGCGGATGTCCAAGTTGACAGCTCTGAAGAATTCATCAAACTTCACTCATTAGTAGACCAAATCGAGAGGGATTTGATTGAGAAAAAGGGCGTGTATTCGACAATTCACATGGATCCGTTGGCAGTCAACAATCCGAAAGTTCAAAATTTACACGAAATTGTCGAAAAAATCATCAAAGATGTCAACGAAGATTGGATATTGAACGATTTTAGAATTTGTCCGAAAAAAGAAGGCGACGAGATGATATTCGACATCAGAGTAGACATCGATGAAAAAATGGAAGACAAGGAAATTGTGGACATTGTGAAAAACAAAATTCTATCGCAAATCACAGACTACAAGCCAATCATAGCGATAGCAAGAGGATATCAAAGAAGAAACTTTTATTAA